In Citrus sinensis cultivar Valencia sweet orange chromosome 3, DVS_A1.0, whole genome shotgun sequence, the sequence TGGAGAGCTCGAAGAGTTTAGGGAATGGCTTGGAATTTTCTGGCGGGTCACAAGAGGCTGTTGTGAGGAGATAGGAATGCATGTCTATGCTGCCCTGGAGTCGTTCTGTTGAACTGTGAAGCCTCTTCAGAAGACAAGTTTTGACACTTCGCTTCATGTTGCCAATGTCTTTGCCCAAGTTCCGGACCAGCTCTGCTGCCTGGCTTGTCACTTCTTGTATTTCGGATTGGAATGTGATTCGGAGATTGTAGGGTGCCTGAAAATCAAGAACAAGTACTGATCATGagtcattatatatatatatatgagaaatGTCGATCTTGGAATGAATACCATTAATTggattacttttttttttcatttttgacaAAATGTTACTGCGCGTCTTTGTCATTGTGGATTAtaaattatggaaataaaTAGAGTATAATGCTCTCACCTCTAATCTctgttaaaaatataatttttaacttgttgGTCGCTCCAATTTTTTGTTTACGATCTctaatttatgatatattatttataataccTAGAATTTAGGGTGTCAATGACTGAAATCTAAGGGTTTAAGGAAGTAATAATAAACATCTCTAgttgtatataaaaattacattccAAATGATATGGCATGTGACGTAAATGATTAAGTAATCAGCAAATTTTTACAAACtccaagtaaattaattatattattacacCATTCATTTGactaatatttttgaatttatataaaaattttaggatgTCTAGCAGACTAGCACTACTtgaacaattatatatatatatatatatatatatatatatgaatttttcaaataatataattataagcCGGAACAGACGGTATGTATGAACATTTAGAAGATCAGCAACAGAACATGCATGTGGCTGTTTACTCTGGGCACCAAGCTGGCATAGTGGAAGCACCAAATTTGGGCCTTCTGCTAAGATTTAAAAGTAAACTCAGCTATTTGTATTTGACATGAAGCATGATCTGGGAATCTCTTTTACGCGTAATATTGTGGCAGCACGGTAATTGATATGAAATGGAAGAACAAAGAATCAGAGCATCGATGAGAATTGCAATTTACACCCGGAGCGCACACCAACTAGAAGCATAAACACATGGTAAATATAATTCGTGACGACTGATATGAGAATCTCagacttatttaattttccttttcaattaTTCGTTTGCTCTTGGAATTCTGGaccatttttgtttgatttaatataattcttttGGCTAGATTCCTTAGTTGCAGGCATTTCTGTATGcactaagaaaattaatggtTATGATTCTGATTGATAGAATATGAATATCCGATcaaatatttctctttctctttgaACAAGTTGATTTATTGTTACGTGGATGATATTTCTCGCACACAAGAAGCAGAGAGAGGAAAAATACCTGAATCTCAGAGTGAAGAACACCATGAAGTGCCATAACCTCATATGCACAATAACGTAGAACTGCTCCAACTTTAACGTACTTTGACCATGGATAGAAGAAATGTCGAAATCTGCCGTGTGGTGGCTCCCATTTTGCCGAAATTGACTTCAAATTACATGTAACATCCAGGATCAATGTTGTTAGTGtttgtatatattaattacaaaagaaaaaaaaaaaaaggtaagaagaaaagaacaattaaCCACCAAAGACTCCAATTTTGCTGAAGAGTTCAAAGTATTTTTGCATTTCTTGTAAGCAGGTTCATCCGGAAACTCATCCATTAGAGTCTTGGTGAAGTCTGGATGATCTAACCCGTCGTCttctaaatatttcttcacacattctgaaaattcaagagtgattattattattattttgtattggTTCAACATATTGCTTCACTCAACTGCCTGTCTAGCTCATAATATCTATAGCAGAGTTAATTAATTGACTTACCTTCAAGAGAGTCGGCAAGGGAGTTGAAGCTGTTGACTAGCTCCTTGTGTAATTGCTCCCCTGCCCAGATAGGGAACACTAATACATTCACTAGGACTGCTACAAATCCACCAATGGCAATAGAGTACAGGCGATCCATGGAAGTCCTAATTGGGTTTCCCATTCGATATCCGGAGACAATGATCAAACAGTAGGTGAAAAGTATGACCCTGAAGCCATACTCATATGGCACAAGTGATGGCCATAATTTCATGAAAGATGTAACAGCTCCTGTATATACAGAATATTCGACGTAAACCTCTTAATCAAATTATCTCTATTTCTAAAATATCCAGAAGCTATACCTATCAAGAATATGCTAATGCCAATTATAATAGGCTCAGCAACTCGGCCAGTGGACAGAGCAAACTGAGCAACTGCAATAGCTAAGATACCGGCAAGCAAGCTTCCAAGTGCTCGGTTAAAACCTCGATTAAACGTTGCACCTGAAGAAATTCGGGGCCATTAGATATGCAATTGCAGTATAAGCtgatatttgaaaatcaaatttttatcactACATTAGTGCATACCAACTGTATATTCGAACATTACGGCAACAGTAAGGATGGACCAAATGATGTTGGTGCCAAATATTTCATAAGGCGCTCGAAATAGTATTAGCAAAGACACAAGTAGAACAGCTAGGCCCACTTTGAATGAGAATTTAACTCTGTTGCTATCTTCTCTGGCAAATTCCCAAACTTTCCACACCCACGCTTTAATGGAAAAGTCTCCGTCGCCGCCGGAACTCTTGCCACTTCCCGGCTGCTGCACCTTAATCTTGGTAGTTCCCGCTGATGGAATATTGATCTCAACGGAACCCTTTTTCCCATTCATTCTCCAATGAAGTACTATAAAATTTTCCAACCCTGTTTGCACACTCTGCTTCAAGTTCCCCGTATTGCtgttttagaaattaaaataaactgcTTTTGAGCTCAACTGAGAGGCTGGAGCTGGAGGAAATGCTGAGGTGAAAATATATAGCACTTGTAGGATATTGTAAGCTTAGTTGTAGGTGCAACTGGGGAAAGAAAGCGTGTGTAGTCAATATATCATATACAGTGAGGGAATGATACGGCAATAATAGAAGAGAAAATGGAACTAAAAATCTCAGGATAAAGATGCTTAACCTCAATAATGTTGCACGGATGGAGAATTTAGAATATTatctataaataaacaaattttgtcaaaaaacaaaattgcatGACAATGCATCAATCAACACCACGATTACTTGTGTTATGTATACCTCTTCAGAATATTTCATTGTTAGAGAGGATCGAtgcttattaatttttattttttaaggttaaGCTGAAGCTCTGAGACACGCAAGTCCAAAACTAATTGCCTGTAATAACCTACTCTAGTTGATgactttattaatttgtttttatcgGATCAAGGATATGTATAAACGTCTTtgcttgtgatttaatttctACATTTCAATATTAAACAATTCCTCGATCGGAGTTTTACCCAAAATGGAAAAGAAGATTGGGAACAAAAAATGGAgaatgttaaaaattaaacaagagATTTAAAAGCTTCCCACTTTCCTCATATGGGAATTATACCTTGACTGATGAGAATGGCGCCGGCACCaattgataatatttaaaCATCTGAGAGTTGCAATGCaagttgttaaaattttgaagatttttgCTCGCTCCCTCATCTTCAACCCATAACTCTCAATGAAttaagtgtgtgtgtgtgtgtatatctCAACAAAttaatgctttcttctctctaaatttaatttagtcGGAGGAATCTAATTATGTTTCGTGAAATATATGCCTTTCCTAGGCTACCTCATGCTTTCCTCAAAATTTTCTTACGAGATATTGTGCTTATTATTCTTCATATCATTATTCTTCCTACTTTATGTTGTTAcatgtatttaattattttttaataaataatttgcatGTTTGCAACTCATCAATATTTATCTACCTAGACACGTACATAGAATCAAATAAAGGTTTCTGTGCGTTTTAGTAGGATTTTGCATTTTGATGGATTACTCAATTATATCAACCCTCCATTTTTTAGCATTTTGCTGTCAAAAGTGTTTCACTCAGATAACTTCTGCGATTTACTTTTCATTATGCATCCACTAATTTTGTAAAGCATGTATTCTGGAATAACGTggccccccccaaaaaaaaaaaaaaatcaacaattttcaagagaaaatgaataacttgagatgaagaattgaagatGAATGAAGCTTTTGATTGATTAAGCGTGGCTAAGGtggaaaattaacaataacgaaaaaaaaataacagacTCATTATCTGTAATTAGAATTTCAGGAAGTCACACATAAAACTTCaataaaaaggagaaaataattacatacattctcaaattttatcttatgaaTAACTAAATTCTTATAATTCCAGAAATAGATAGCTAAACCTGATATATAGAGAATGAACACCGCTAAATCCGGTATACATAGAAAATGAACATCTGCACACTCTTCCTTACCTgcacattttcaagttttacctAATGAATAACTAAATTCttgtaagtttttgttttgttaatcaATAATGCATCAATTTATcactcttatattaatttacttgttttactttcatttacataatttatgttttatttcacacgtAATGTTAATATACAAGTTGTAATTAACATGTGATGtgttagttatttattttacttttcatttataagtcttacgttctatttaaataatttatattttatttaacaattaatattaatttacaagtttcatattttatttacataatttatacttaattcCGGAATTATTGTCGTCATTTTAATCAGTGCAGCACAAAATGAATTATACGtttgttattttacaattgccggatgaaaatttgatattttttctttctataatACATGCGAACACCCTTGTGATGTGATCAACTTTAAGGTGGAAAGTTGTtaagtttcaaactttttcaaatatttgtactACTTTTACTAATCTTGGAATGGAAAGTCGCTAATTTTACTTCGAATAATAAAAGACGATCTAACATAAGttgaaaactaaattttagTACGTGAATATGAAAGGGCGATTCCAGGGTTTCATCTCAAGAAGGCTTAATTCTTTGCGGTAGAAGAATATTGGAATCTTATTAATCGTTTGTTCTGACAACATGCAAAGGCATTTGTCAAAAACTGAACTCTTCGAAATTTCAACCATATATCAGATGTGGcaaattttagaaagtaattatattttaacattCGCTCTGAAACCGACAAGTCAAACCTATATATGAGTGTGAGAAATACCATGTTATGTTTTGGGAACGACAGCCCGCTTCGTTATTAACAGACAAAAGATGTTTGTCGTCGACTCGTCACCATTTTCATTCTTTGAGCTCTAATTTGAACCAGACGGTTCCAGAAATAACAGTTGGATGCAGCCAGctggaaaaatatataatcgGACATTAGGATTCGTTCCCTTCGTTCAGGATACTTCTTTaactaaattttgaattattgatcATCATCTCTGTAGATATAACAATGGATAGGTGTCGTaccaatatatatttaaagaaaaataatggaaCTAGTGGGGATTGATTTGGACGTCACTTCAGTTAGAAAAAAAggcttaaaaagaaaattatattaagagAGCATATTGTGAACGTCTGGTTAATATTGGTCAAGGAATTAATGCAGGAATcaggatatatatatatatattgtccCTTAAATGATGACTGTAACGGTACATGATACATGGGATTGGGAAAACCGTGTTTTGGATTGTTTACTAAAAAAAGGAGAGCAAGATATATGTAGAAGAAGAATAGGATTGTGATACGAGATgacttcaaaaaaatataatgacaaataaaaaaaatactggAATATGATCCCTTAATTAGGTGATTGAAAGCTAGATTCCACTACTATTAGTTCAAAATTAATAGGTCATTTCACTCCTGAAACTGCAGGGAATTTCACATTCATTTTTTACGTGCTGTGTCTGTGTGGACATCTAAATTTGCCTTCATTTACTTGCTGTGTGTGTACGTAGCAGATTGCACTAGCTAAGCAGTGATAATGAAACATAGCCCTAACACAGGGTTCACAAGCTTTAGATGTTTTGCCTCTGCTTTTACCTTTTCTAGATGCAAAACAATGCCTGTTTCGGTTCTTCTATTTATCAGAACTAGTTTTGCTTatatcattcatttttttatagcGCAAATACTTGGCAGCTAAGCCAAAGGGACTAGTGTTGAGCTTTGAAAAGCTCGGGTTAGGCATCAatacattttatattataaaacaatataatattaaattataatttttttatttattaaataataaatgattaaataaaattaaagtacatttatatattttaagtcaattaattaaaataattttatgtaatgaaagtaaaaaaaaaatgtattgtcatttatctattaaatatttatgttttttactATGATTGTTTATAttagttttgaaaatatgaatataaattcatattttataaatttaaacttattgtaatttattaaatcataaaatttaaatgattataCCTAGAATATAAACGTTATTTTTACTGCAATGTAATCCAAACCCTAGCTTCCAAGGGTTTGACGTAatgtaatgtaattaa encodes:
- the LOC102606765 gene encoding aluminum-activated malate transporter 9-like yields the protein MNGKKGSVEINIPSAGTTKIKVQQPGSGKSSGGDGDFSIKAWVWKVWEFAREDSNRVKFSFKVGLAVLLVSLLILFRAPYEIFGTNIIWSILTVAVMFEYTVGATFNRGFNRALGSLLAGILAIAVAQFALSTGRVAEPIIIGISIFLIGAVTSFMKLWPSLVPYEYGFRVILFTYCLIIVSGYRMGNPIRTSMDRLYSIAIGGFVAVLVNVLVFPIWAGEQLHKELVNSFNSLADSLEECVKKYLEDDGLDHPDFTKTLMDEFPDEPAYKKCKNTLNSSAKLESLSISAKWEPPHGRFRHFFYPWSKYVKVGAVLRYCAYEVMALHGVLHSEIQAPYNLRITFQSEIQEVTSQAAELVRNLGKDIGNMKRSVKTCLLKRLHSSTERLQGSIDMHSYLLTTASCDPPENSKPFPKLFELSNDQQADAESESNHDLEKDSDLTTPKTFSGTLPPEFAAQAESYHETVRKQSRRLHSWPSREVDAFEEEGGLGVDSLPRMRALESTAALSLATFTSLLIEFVARLDHLAEAVDELSKLAKFKHEGLLVQPSF